A single genomic interval of Selenobaculum gibii harbors:
- a CDS encoding NAD(P)/FAD-dependent oxidoreductase, which produces MMNEDMKKPHVVVVGAGFGGIRAAQKLAKADSNINITVIDRNNYHLFQPLLYQVSTACLSIDDIAYPVRATFKKYNNANFRLATVENVDLENKKLVTDNGEVGYDYLLMAAGATTNFFGMKNLAKNALGMKTLEEAVQIRSHVLRQFELAAHETDPIKRKAMLTFVVVGGGPTGVEEAGALSELIYLVMAKEYHTLNFKEVRIVLVEATDKLLPMMPERLRDVTVETLIRKHVEVRLCVQVLGYDGKNLEIKGGEIIPTNTVIWAAGVRAESIADTMGCEQDRGGRVMVNEFLQVADHPEVFVIGDMAHFVQDGRPLATVAPVAMQQADVAAHNIVNSIREKELKEFKFKPVGNMATIGRNEAVVSMGSYKSSGFSAWMIWLVVHIWRLIDFRSKVVVFVKWMWDYLLYDRLVRIITR; this is translated from the coding sequence ATATAAATATAACAGTAATTGATAGAAACAATTACCATTTGTTTCAACCTTTATTATATCAAGTATCCACAGCATGTTTATCCATTGATGATATTGCTTATCCAGTAAGAGCTACATTTAAAAAATATAATAATGCAAATTTTCGTTTAGCTACAGTCGAAAATGTTGATTTGGAAAATAAAAAATTAGTGACGGATAATGGTGAAGTAGGCTATGATTATTTGTTAATGGCTGCTGGTGCTACAACAAATTTTTTCGGAATGAAAAATCTCGCCAAGAATGCTTTAGGTATGAAAACCTTGGAAGAAGCAGTGCAGATTCGCAGCCATGTATTACGTCAATTTGAGTTAGCGGCGCATGAGACCGATCCGATTAAAAGAAAAGCAATGCTTACTTTCGTTGTAGTTGGCGGAGGACCGACAGGTGTTGAAGAAGCTGGGGCACTTTCAGAACTTATTTATCTAGTAATGGCAAAAGAATACCATACACTTAATTTTAAAGAGGTTCGTATTGTACTAGTTGAAGCTACGGATAAATTACTACCGATGATGCCTGAAAGATTGCGCGATGTTACGGTTGAAACACTCATCCGTAAACATGTAGAAGTTCGCCTTTGCGTACAGGTATTAGGCTATGATGGAAAGAACTTAGAAATTAAAGGTGGAGAAATTATTCCAACCAATACAGTGATCTGGGCAGCTGGTGTGCGCGCAGAAAGTATTGCAGATACAATGGGATGTGAGCAGGATCGCGGTGGTCGTGTTATGGTAAATGAATTTTTACAAGTTGCAGATCATCCAGAAGTTTTTGTCATTGGCGATATGGCGCATTTTGTTCAAGATGGACGACCACTAGCAACCGTTGCGCCTGTAGCAATGCAACAGGCAGATGTAGCAGCTCATAATATTGTAAATTCCATTCGGGAGAAAGAACTAAAAGAATTTAAGTTTAAACCAGTTGGAAATATGGCGACGATTGGGCGTAATGAAGCAGTTGTTAGTATGGGCAGTTATAAATCAAGCGGTTTTAGTGCGTGGATGATTTGGCTTGTTGTTCATATTTGGAGATTAATTGATTTTAGAAGTAAAGTGGTTGTTTTCGTAAAATGGATGTGGGACTATTTACTATACGATCGTTTGGTAAGAATTATTACACGTTAA
- a CDS encoding SGNH/GDSL hydrolase family protein, whose translation MSLFSSNDVFAKKKEMNDVKKIRIVWDTVPDAAGYELIVTKGKTNKPSQAVWKNEWISTPGYELDASLLNLENGDLYWSVRGIDINKKPLNKFSQPYKISEAQLDPVSPLTTTKFDELSYAKMYPVYSWIPVLKASGYDLQVYYDEDYNLTTPDKLIVAKEIQGQSAFDYYDEQAYRQAGRYWWRVRAKNNSDIPLGKWSEPVIFNVESGGKIASLGDSITHGGGAVSVPPSEPLYDWQHYSGLKIRNLGYSGNTVSDMLARFNDDVLAFKPEILVIMGGINDLRAGTKGVEVIQGLNRIKYKCSFYNITPVFVTVAPINPYEMKTVSNIVATSEWLREERIVNEWIKRQTHYVDITHELSDFNGWLRPELSSDGLHPDVEGKKIIGEKIGEYLKDNFIGIES comes from the coding sequence ATGAGTCTTTTTTCATCAAATGATGTTTTTGCAAAAAAGAAAGAAATGAATGATGTAAAAAAGATTCGGATAGTTTGGGATACCGTTCCCGATGCTGCGGGATATGAATTGATCGTTACAAAAGGAAAAACAAATAAACCGAGTCAAGCTGTTTGGAAAAATGAATGGATTTCTACACCAGGATATGAGCTTGATGCATCTTTACTTAATTTAGAGAATGGTGACTTATATTGGTCAGTAAGAGGAATTGATATTAATAAGAAACCTTTGAATAAGTTTTCTCAGCCTTATAAAATAAGCGAAGCTCAGCTAGACCCAGTTAGTCCATTGACTACAACGAAGTTTGATGAGCTGTCATATGCAAAAATGTATCCAGTTTATTCATGGATACCTGTCTTGAAAGCATCTGGATATGATTTGCAAGTTTATTATGATGAAGATTATAATTTAACAACTCCCGATAAGCTAATTGTAGCAAAAGAAATACAAGGGCAATCTGCGTTTGATTATTATGATGAGCAGGCCTATAGACAGGCTGGTCGTTATTGGTGGCGTGTTCGTGCAAAAAATAACTCGGATATTCCGCTTGGAAAGTGGTCAGAACCAGTAATTTTTAACGTTGAAAGCGGTGGGAAGATTGCATCCTTAGGCGATAGTATTACGCATGGCGGCGGTGCTGTGTCGGTACCTCCAAGTGAGCCGTTATATGATTGGCAGCATTATTCAGGATTGAAAATTCGTAATTTAGGTTATAGTGGCAATACTGTTTCTGATATGCTTGCTAGGTTTAATGACGATGTTTTGGCATTTAAACCAGAGATACTTGTGATTATGGGTGGAATTAATGATTTGCGTGCAGGGACAAAAGGCGTTGAGGTGATACAAGGATTAAATCGTATCAAATATAAATGTTCATTTTATAATATTACCCCTGTATTTGTTACTGTAGCGCCAATTAATCCTTATGAGATGAAGACGGTATCTAATATTGTGGCGACGAGTGAATGGCTAAGAGAAGAACGAATTGTAAATGAATGGATAAAAAGACAAACACATTATGTAGATATTACACATGAGTTATCTGATTTTAATGGCTGGCTCCGTCCTGAATTATCAAGTGATGGATTACATCCAGATGTTGAAGGTAAAAAAATTATTGGCGAAAAAATTGGTGAATACCTAAAAGATAATTTTATTGGAATTGAATCATAA
- a CDS encoding C-GCAxxG-C-C family (seleno)protein: protein MLAELIESGFGNSEDLNCAEKILYGANQAYQLGLNKDALKLSAGFGGGMGIGDTCGALAASVMVLSLLFVKERAHESSKIKELTQKLFSNYRDEMGDINCTPLKAKHCHPEKKCYSVIFKAAQLLDKIILEHKNEIIKEKVAI, encoded by the coding sequence ATGTTAGCTGAGTTAATTGAATCAGGATTTGGAAATAGTGAAGACCTTAATTGTGCTGAAAAAATTCTTTATGGCGCAAATCAAGCTTATCAATTGGGACTAAATAAAGATGCTTTAAAGTTATCAGCCGGATTTGGCGGTGGCATGGGCATAGGAGATACATGTGGTGCTTTAGCAGCAAGTGTTATGGTATTAAGCCTGCTCTTTGTCAAAGAACGTGCCCATGAAAGTTCAAAAATTAAGGAATTAACACAAAAATTATTTTCAAACTATCGCGATGAAATGGGAGATATAAACTGTACTCCACTCAAAGCAAAACATTGCCATCCCGAAAAAAAATGTTATAGCGTAATTTTTAAAGCCGCACAACTTTTAGACAAGATTATTTTAGAACATAAAAATGAAATCATAAAAGAAAAAGTTGCTATATGA
- a CDS encoding VOC family protein has product MKIKRIDVTFSTERLQESKDFYMKHFGFELAFESNWYIELVTPKRDAGISFTLPEREEGEFFNGRGCILSLEVDDVDAEYKRLQKEGLLIYQEIQEKPWGERSFVIDDPNGVHVYIYKLIEKTEEYKALYSKF; this is encoded by the coding sequence ATGAAGATAAAGCGTATTGATGTGACTTTTAGCACAGAAAGATTACAAGAGTCAAAAGACTTTTATATGAAACACTTTGGCTTTGAATTGGCTTTTGAAAGCAATTGGTATATTGAATTGGTTACACCTAAACGTGATGCGGGGATCAGTTTTACGTTGCCAGAGCGCGAAGAAGGCGAATTTTTTAATGGACGAGGTTGTATTTTATCGTTAGAAGTAGATGATGTAGATGCTGAATATAAGAGATTGCAAAAAGAAGGCTTATTAATTTATCAAGAGATTCAAGAGAAACCTTGGGGTGAAAGAAGCTTTGTCATTGATGACCCTAATGGTGTACACGTATATATTTACAAACTCATTGAAAAAACGGAGGAATATAAAGCTTTATATTCTAAATTTTAA
- a CDS encoding YigZ family protein — protein sequence MNNNYLTIQQSTVAEYEINKSRFIAYLERIATENEAIEFIEKIKKKHWDARHNCSAYIIGEKANFQKADDDGEPSGTAGKPMLEVLKKNGLTDVVVVVTRYFGGIKLGAGGLIRAYGTSVTNAISAAQIVEKVLFSRLAVTIDYTLLGTLENSLHLSKYIIESKEFTDKVTLNILVPKTTVSSVKESIINWTSSHCSITQLNEFFYELSVSNEEKS from the coding sequence ATGAATAACAATTACCTTACTATTCAGCAGTCAACAGTAGCTGAATACGAAATAAACAAATCTAGATTTATTGCTTATTTAGAACGTATAGCAACAGAAAATGAAGCAATTGAATTTATTGAAAAAATAAAAAAGAAGCACTGGGATGCACGCCATAATTGTTCTGCCTATATTATTGGCGAAAAAGCAAATTTTCAAAAGGCCGATGATGATGGTGAGCCAAGTGGAACTGCTGGAAAACCAATGTTAGAAGTTTTGAAAAAAAATGGTCTAACTGATGTAGTAGTTGTTGTTACTCGTTATTTTGGCGGTATAAAATTGGGGGCTGGCGGTCTGATCCGCGCCTATGGAACCTCCGTGACAAATGCAATTTCCGCTGCACAAATTGTTGAAAAAGTATTATTTAGCCGTTTAGCAGTTACAATAGATTACACTTTATTAGGTACTTTAGAAAACAGCTTGCATTTGAGCAAGTATATTATTGAAAGTAAAGAATTTACGGATAAAGTCACATTAAATATTCTCGTTCCTAAAACTACAGTTTCTTCTGTTAAAGAATCAATCATCAATTGGACATCCTCCCATTGCTCTATTACTCAATTAAATGAATTCTTTTATGAGCTTTCAGTTTCTAATGAAGAAAAGAGTTAA
- a CDS encoding amino acid permease, giving the protein MKEPSMNRGLKNRHLQLISLGGIIGSGYFLGTGYVLEQAGPAAVLAYLLGGIIVLCVMLCLAELSVAKPVSGSFVLYAREHISPTWACGVGWAYWLNWIAYVPSEMIAAGIIMNKFVPEVSQVWWAVLFGLIVTVINLFHVEKFGESEFWLAIVKIAALVMFVGVSSLICFGVIGDQGFIGTDILLGNGGFAPSGYWAVFLTMVIILVNFQGSEIIGLAAGECKNPEKSIPIAVRNVTWRIIALYIIPISLLISIFPWNQASLEESVFAAALGSYGFGWAGNLFAFVVLTAAISCSNSGLYGSGRALHALAKENMAPKWLGSLNKNGMPQNSILASVIGCWLIILLYTIDASETAYTYLLAVSGFTGAMAWISICWSQYNFRKKIIAEGLEHTLKYKTPFFPYVTLFGIWMQVICLVVIAFTEDLRSTLYVGIPMLVVPMIWYKLKKWRYHFIVTQK; this is encoded by the coding sequence ATGAAAGAACCGTCAATGAACAGAGGGTTGAAAAACAGGCATTTGCAACTTATTTCACTAGGTGGAATTATTGGAAGCGGATATTTTTTAGGAACTGGTTATGTTTTAGAGCAAGCTGGTCCGGCAGCTGTTTTAGCGTATTTATTAGGTGGGATTATTGTTTTATGTGTTATGCTGTGTTTGGCTGAGCTGTCAGTTGCAAAACCTGTATCAGGCTCATTTGTATTGTATGCGAGAGAACATATATCTCCGACCTGGGCATGTGGAGTAGGTTGGGCGTATTGGTTAAATTGGATTGCGTATGTTCCTTCGGAGATGATAGCGGCTGGAATTATAATGAATAAGTTTGTTCCAGAAGTCAGCCAAGTTTGGTGGGCTGTTCTCTTTGGCTTGATAGTGACGGTCATAAACCTTTTTCACGTCGAAAAGTTTGGCGAAAGTGAATTTTGGCTTGCTATTGTGAAAATAGCAGCATTAGTCATGTTTGTAGGTGTAAGTAGTTTAATTTGCTTCGGTGTTATCGGTGACCAAGGATTTATTGGTACAGATATCTTATTAGGAAACGGTGGTTTTGCACCGAGTGGATATTGGGCAGTATTTTTAACGATGGTTATTATATTGGTTAACTTTCAAGGGTCTGAAATTATCGGATTAGCTGCTGGAGAATGTAAAAATCCAGAAAAGAGCATTCCAATTGCAGTTCGCAATGTTACATGGAGAATTATTGCGCTCTATATTATACCAATTTCGTTATTGATTAGTATCTTTCCATGGAATCAAGCTTCCTTAGAAGAAAGTGTGTTTGCAGCAGCTTTAGGATCTTATGGTTTTGGCTGGGCTGGCAATTTATTTGCTTTTGTTGTATTAACTGCGGCAATTTCCTGCTCTAATTCTGGTTTATATGGCAGTGGAAGAGCTTTACATGCATTAGCAAAAGAAAATATGGCGCCCAAATGGTTAGGGTCATTAAATAAAAATGGTATGCCGCAAAACTCTATTCTCGCATCTGTTATTGGTTGTTGGTTAATTATCTTACTTTATACAATTGATGCAAGTGAAACAGCATATACGTATTTATTGGCTGTTTCTGGATTTACGGGAGCGATGGCATGGATATCGATTTGCTGGAGTCAATACAATTTTCGTAAAAAGATAATAGCAGAAGGATTAGAACATACTTTAAAATATAAAACTCCATTTTTCCCATATGTAACTTTGTTTGGCATTTGGATGCAAGTCATTTGCTTAGTGGTAATTGCATTTACAGAAGATTTACGTTCCACTTTATATGTAGGTATACCGATGCTGGTAGTTCCAATGATTTGGTATAAGTTGAAAAAGTGGCGATATCATTTTATTGTGACACAAAAATAG
- a CDS encoding DMT family transporter produces the protein MKPIILGIISAFLFSFTYVLNRSMALEGGSWIWAASLRYIFLIPMLLPIVYWRKNLAAVFCEIKRNPLGWFWWSFIGFVVFYIPLTIAAKHAPAWLVAVNWEITLVAGICMTPFFYRTVKTKTGEKKVRQKFPWRSLFLSSFIILGVCVIQFENVEAIGLEDLTISFILITIGAIAYPLGNRKMMEVCGGRLDAFQRVLGMTIVTLPWWIVLAGYGFVSVGLPSISQTIQVLIVAFVVSLLATVLFFWATDLVKDDMTKLAGVEATQSVEIIFATITEVLFLNGIFPSPVSWIGISMICIGMIIYSKLINQVSE, from the coding sequence GTGAAACCAATTATCTTAGGTATAATAAGTGCTTTTTTATTTTCATTTACTTATGTATTAAATCGTTCTATGGCATTGGAGGGCGGGAGCTGGATATGGGCAGCATCCTTACGATATATTTTTTTGATTCCAATGTTACTTCCCATTGTCTATTGGCGAAAGAACTTAGCCGCTGTATTTTGTGAAATTAAGCGAAATCCATTAGGCTGGTTTTGGTGGAGTTTTATAGGGTTTGTTGTTTTTTATATTCCACTGACAATCGCTGCAAAGCATGCACCAGCATGGCTTGTTGCAGTGAATTGGGAGATTACTTTGGTTGCAGGAATTTGTATGACACCTTTTTTCTATCGAACTGTTAAGACGAAAACAGGCGAAAAAAAAGTAAGGCAGAAGTTTCCGTGGCGCAGTTTATTTTTATCGAGTTTTATTATTTTAGGCGTGTGTGTTATTCAATTTGAAAATGTTGAAGCTATTGGATTAGAGGATTTGACGATTAGCTTTATTCTAATTACAATTGGAGCAATTGCATATCCATTAGGAAACAGAAAAATGATGGAGGTATGCGGAGGAAGGTTAGACGCATTTCAACGCGTTCTGGGAATGACGATTGTGACCTTGCCTTGGTGGATAGTTTTGGCGGGGTATGGGTTTGTTAGTGTTGGGTTACCTAGCATTAGTCAGACGATTCAAGTTTTAATTGTAGCTTTTGTTGTATCACTACTTGCGACAGTACTCTTTTTCTGGGCAACTGACTTAGTAAAAGACGATATGACAAAATTAGCTGGGGTCGAAGCTACGCAGTCTGTAGAAATTATATTTGCAACGATAACAGAAGTCCTATTTTTAAATGGAATTTTCCCATCGCCGGTTAGTTGGATCGGAATTAGTATGATTTGCATTGGTATGATTATCTATAGTAAATTAATTAATCAAGTTTCAGAATAA
- a CDS encoding biotin transporter BioY, giving the protein MNLSVRDMILISLFAALTGIGAFIKIPTPIVPFTLQFLFCTYAGMFLGAKKALYSQFLYLFIGLIGIPIFANGGGPAYVLQPTFGYLIGFASCSYIVGKFVDKNKEIKFWPTFGIILLGLGAVYIFGVAYLYMVVKFYLDKEMTIVTALTVGFLPYITLDVIQSVIIALSAIKIIPILRRNSYI; this is encoded by the coding sequence ATGAATTTATCCGTTCGTGATATGATCTTAATTTCCTTGTTTGCGGCGTTAACGGGAATTGGTGCATTTATTAAAATCCCGACGCCAATAGTGCCATTTACGTTACAATTTTTGTTTTGTACATATGCGGGAATGTTCCTTGGGGCGAAGAAAGCTTTATATTCGCAGTTTTTATATTTGTTTATAGGTTTGATTGGTATCCCTATATTTGCAAATGGGGGTGGTCCAGCTTATGTTTTACAACCTACATTTGGTTATCTAATTGGCTTTGCAAGTTGCTCCTATATTGTAGGCAAATTTGTTGATAAAAATAAGGAAATCAAATTTTGGCCAACTTTTGGTATCATACTATTAGGATTAGGTGCGGTTTATATTTTTGGCGTAGCATATTTATATATGGTTGTTAAGTTCTATTTAGATAAAGAAATGACAATCGTGACAGCTTTAACCGTTGGTTTCCTTCCATATATAACGCTGGACGTTATTCAAAGTGTTATTATCGCGCTGAGTGCAATAAAAATTATTCCGATTTTACGCAGAAATAGTTATATTTAA
- a CDS encoding GGDEF domain-containing protein: MVFIPIDITENSENCPYTFFYLYDLDEEKRKKNELEKKANTDALMGVYNISDAKEKIDEYLYLNAKGKMHAFFMVDLDNFKTVDDTSSSGCCSV, translated from the coding sequence ATGGTTTTTATTCCAATCGATATAACAGAAAATTCAGAAAATTGTCCCTATACATTTTTTTATTTATATGACCTAGATGAAGAAAAACGTAAGAAAAATGAACTAGAGAAAAAAGCCAATACAGATGCATTAATGGGTGTATATAATATCAGTGATGCTAAAGAAAAAATAGATGAATATCTTTATTTAAATGCTAAAGGAAAAATGCATGCTTTTTTTATGGTGGATCTTGATAATTTTAAAACGGTAGATGATACATCGTCAAGCGGATGTTGCTCTGTATAA
- a CDS encoding HD-GYP domain-containing protein, producing the protein MKTKKYFAMEDIYFNDQLLLKKGREVGIREYKFLKEKKLLHLVNSGRSYNEAIKQSKNFGNALTNNSNRFECMPNSNSNKIYYKNPYELGLNSSRKKFFNTIESQNKMISEKIPNIDFDLIKKSSDCIIEALLKSRELIWGTHISALANYIDWLYSHTINVTILSTTIGYKMNLSNNALENLIVSSLLHDIGNILIPKSILNKTGSLTEEEWKIIKQHPQIGYDMLLGTDLPAEVIIPVLQHHKRIDQSGYPEGKVAHISCASQIIAIADSFDSMTSTRPYRSAMSTSEALNDMKNKEGISYDKNLLQVFFSLIKF; encoded by the coding sequence ATGAAAACTAAAAAATATTTTGCAATGGAAGATATTTATTTTAATGATCAACTTTTATTAAAAAAAGGACGAGAAGTTGGAATTCGGGAATACAAATTTTTAAAAGAAAAAAAGTTATTACATTTAGTAAATTCTGGCCGAAGTTATAATGAAGCAATAAAGCAAAGTAAAAATTTTGGGAATGCTTTGACTAATAACTCAAATAGATTTGAGTGTATGCCTAATAGCAATTCGAATAAAATATATTATAAAAACCCATATGAACTTGGTTTAAATAGTAGCAGAAAAAAATTTTTTAATACAATAGAGAGTCAAAATAAAATGATATCAGAAAAAATCCCCAATATAGATTTTGACTTAATAAAAAAATCTAGTGATTGTATTATTGAGGCTTTATTAAAAAGCCGTGAATTAATATGGGGAACACATATATCTGCATTAGCAAATTACATAGATTGGCTTTATTCACATACAATTAATGTGACGATTCTTTCTACCACTATTGGCTATAAAATGAATTTAAGTAATAACGCATTAGAGAATCTAATAGTATCATCGCTACTGCATGATATAGGAAATATTCTTATACCAAAATCTATTTTAAATAAGACTGGATCATTAACAGAAGAAGAATGGAAAATTATTAAGCAGCATCCTCAAATAGGATATGATATGTTACTTGGCACAGATTTGCCAGCAGAAGTTATTATTCCAGTATTACAACATCATAAACGTATTGACCAAAGTGGTTATCCTGAAGGTAAAGTTGCTCATATAAGTTGTGCTTCTCAAATTATAGCAATAGCAGATTCATTTGATAGTATGACATCTACTCGTCCATATAGAAGTGCTATGAGTACAAGTGAAGCTTTAAATGATATGAAAAATAAGGAAGGAATTAGTTATGATAAAAATTTATTGCAGGTATTTTTTAGTTTAATTAAATTTTAA
- a CDS encoding bifunctional diguanylate cyclase/phosphodiesterase, with the protein MKNNRSLLIIIILVVVVSFIFVGFAYTSLYIMKNMVTRGIEMQLVEVADQGEQQLQNKVEGHFKVLRTLATEYSQRNADEDSIKLLDFEAERNQYIRIGFINSNGVAKTTDGEEFYAGDRQYFQNSLAGQESISNILEDRLNNDKKKIVVLSVPVVNGNKMQGVLFATLEKSRFNRIINMDFYKGKGYALIINNDGEIVFNSSKSEFRENLFNYLEMDNLNKIDKEIAKNKNGIICEKIGGEEKFIGYKNIPNMNNWNFITVIPKEVALGEMAIIHKNTVILISLLIVIFWLISLYNIYNKYKVDKIIFEHAYKDSLTEIGNRNCFFKNLSENLTLCTSNSILVAFDIRNFKVVNSVGGYSTGNKILEIIAKALKTLFSKEATYARFSSDNFYILFYNCSSPKEIEEKLNIFESFVYNNFKDNNIKINVSFNYGIYQRFKPKEDVLQAIDKADLARKHGKIINSKYILFEDYLIKSIREDYIIEEELKKGLKSNQLKIYLQPKYNFSDLSLNGAEALIRWNHPSKGFMSPEKFIPVAERTGLIIDIGRFVFEQVCKFLYECKVNELCVYPIAINFSLPELYQSDFIDYLDKTMKKYAISGEMIEIEITESTIISDISAINNIIFQLKNYGIKVSMDDFGTGYSSLNHLKIIPIDCLKLDKSFIDTVEKDNNSKNIIKIIIDLAKSLNLKTVAEGIETKDQVELLKKLGCDCAQGYYFAKPMPLSDYKKMLFKLK; encoded by the coding sequence ATGAAAAATAATCGTAGTTTATTAATTATTATTATCTTGGTTGTAGTAGTTTCATTTATCTTTGTTGGCTTTGCATATACATCCTTATATATTATGAAGAATATGGTTACCCGCGGAATTGAAATGCAATTAGTAGAAGTGGCAGATCAAGGGGAACAACAATTGCAAAACAAGGTAGAAGGTCATTTTAAAGTTTTACGTACATTGGCTACAGAATATTCGCAAAGAAATGCAGACGAAGATTCCATAAAGTTACTGGATTTTGAAGCAGAAAGAAATCAGTATATTAGAATTGGTTTTATTAATTCTAATGGAGTCGCGAAAACAACAGATGGTGAAGAATTTTATGCAGGAGATAGGCAATATTTCCAAAATTCTCTTGCAGGACAAGAATCAATTTCTAATATATTAGAGGATAGATTAAATAATGATAAGAAAAAAATAGTAGTCTTAAGTGTGCCAGTAGTAAATGGCAATAAAATGCAAGGTGTGTTATTTGCTACATTAGAAAAATCTAGATTTAATAGAATAATTAATATGGATTTTTATAAAGGGAAGGGATATGCATTAATTATTAATAATGATGGAGAAATTGTCTTCAACTCTTCTAAGTCTGAATTTCGAGAAAATTTGTTTAATTACTTAGAAATGGATAATTTAAATAAAATTGACAAAGAAATTGCTAAAAATAAAAATGGAATAATATGTGAGAAAATTGGCGGTGAAGAAAAATTTATTGGATATAAAAATATTCCCAATATGAATAATTGGAATTTCATAACTGTTATTCCTAAAGAAGTAGCTTTAGGCGAAATGGCCATAATTCATAAAAATACGGTAATATTGATATCTCTCCTTATTGTTATATTTTGGTTAATATCATTGTATAATATATATAATAAATATAAAGTTGATAAAATTATTTTTGAGCATGCGTACAAGGATTCTTTAACAGAAATAGGAAATAGAAATTGTTTTTTTAAAAATTTGTCAGAGAATTTAACTTTATGTACATCTAATAGTATTTTAGTCGCTTTTGATATCAGAAACTTCAAAGTTGTAAACAGTGTTGGAGGATATAGTACAGGAAATAAAATATTAGAAATTATTGCAAAGGCTTTAAAGACTTTGTTTTCAAAAGAAGCGACTTATGCTCGTTTTTCTAGTGATAATTTTTATATCTTATTTTATAATTGTTCTTCGCCTAAAGAGATTGAGGAAAAATTAAACATATTTGAATCTTTTGTTTATAATAATTTTAAAGATAATAATATTAAAATAAACGTTTCATTCAACTATGGTATTTATCAAAGATTTAAACCTAAAGAAGATGTTCTTCAGGCGATTGACAAGGCTGACCTAGCACGCAAGCATGGAAAAATAATAAATAGTAAATATATTTTATTTGAGGATTATTTAATTAAAAGTATAAGAGAAGATTATATAATTGAAGAAGAATTAAAAAAAGGTCTTAAATCTAACCAACTAAAGATATATCTACAGCCTAAATATAATTTTTCTGACTTATCATTGAATGGGGCTGAAGCTTTAATTAGATGGAATCATCCTAGCAAGGGATTTATGAGCCCTGAAAAATTTATCCCAGTTGCTGAAAGAACAGGACTAATTATTGATATAGGACGTTTTGTGTTTGAACAGGTTTGTAAATTTCTTTATGAATGTAAAGTTAATGAATTATGTGTTTATCCAATAGCAATTAATTTTTCTTTACCAGAATTGTACCAAAGCGATTTTATAGATTACTTAGATAAGACTATGAAAAAGTATGCGATATCTGGGGAAATGATAGAAATAGAAATAACTGAGTCTACTATTATTTCTGATATTAGTGCAATAAATAATATAATTTTTCAATTAAAAAATTATGGCATAAAAGTTTCTATGGATGATTTCGGAACGGGGTATTCGTCACTTAATCATTTAAAAATTATTCCAATAGACTGCTTAAAATTAGATAAATCTTTTATAGATACTGTTGAAAAAGATAACAATAGTAAAAACATTATTAAAATAATTATTGATTTAGCTAAGTCTTTAAATCTTAAAACGGTAGCAGAAGGGATTGAGACTAAAGATCAAGTTGAATTGTTAAAAAAATTAGGTTGTGATTGTGCACAAGGATACTATTTTGCGAAACCTATGCCATTAAGTGATTATAAGAAAATGTTGTTTAAATTGAAATAA
- a CDS encoding CatA-like O-acetyltransferase: MPLHVFNISSIPWLDFTAFNLNVSSSENYLLQLKSLLLDKSKVIAYLENDIAALKSKNPDDLKKIIQTYIEKVVIYEEHVEVHLFFLYICLVRR, from the coding sequence ATTCCGCTCCATGTTTTCAATATTTCCAGTATTCCGTGGTTGGATTTTACAGCATTCAATCTCAATGTTTCCTCAAGCGAAAACTATCTTTTACAATTGAAATCTCTGTTATTAGACAAATCAAAGGTCATCGCCTATCTCGAAAATGATATCGCCGCATTAAAAAGCAAAAATCCGGATGACCTAAAAAAGATCATCCAGACTTATATTGAAAAAGTAGTAATTTACGAGGAGCACGTCGAGGTGCACCTGTTCTTTTTGTACATATGCTTAGTGAGACGATGA